In the genome of Mytilus edulis chromosome 3, xbMytEdul2.2, whole genome shotgun sequence, one region contains:
- the LOC139514794 gene encoding uncharacterized protein, translated as MSEATMSNFNSSRNGQVVQGMGISENDMAVIKQDKQLCTLLTPTKQTSSQISGYCSSSNQSLSDGSSSCITLQSVQRDTAEKNECDRSRGSPWSSDQNSYEGSNRHKIDYHKSHSYKFKHNITKRFSQEKRPYYLKSDVSSDSMEDGNEQGKQNQMGCRTSSPVTQHSQYLGSQNSSTDSYCEQNKVLRYQNDFERDGRFNSKQVPLPAFVLHPLGTHYVPVTIHPTHFKNVFKDETNTQASAAYHPISIPINFCGPYVSIPPHVDQQLLFASERQKEETYSENSSKWF; from the coding sequence ATGTCGGAAGCAACAATGTCAAATTTTAACTCATCGAGAAATGGTCAAGTGGTGCAAGGCATGGGAATTTCTGAAAACGACATGGCCGTGATAAAACAGGATAAACAGCTTTGTACCTTACTGACGCCAACAAAACAAACATCCAGTCAAATATCAGGATACTGTAGTTCCAGTAATCAGTCATTGTCAGATGGAAGCTCATCATGTATTACGCTGCAGTCTGTTCAGAGAGATACAGCAGAGAAAAATGAATGTGATCGGTCAAGAGGCAGTCCATGGTCCAGTGACCAGAATTCATATGAAGGCAGTAATAGACACAAGATTGATTACCACAAGTCACATTCTTACAAATTCAAGCACAATATTACCAaaaggttttctcaagaaaaacGTCCTTATTACCTCAAGAGTGATGTATCATCAGATTCAATGGAAGATGGAAATGAACAAGGAAAGCAAAATCAAATGGGCTGTAGAACTTCCAGTCCTGTCACTCAACATAGTCAATATTTGGGATCTCAAAATAGTTCTACAGACAGTTATTGTGAGCAAAATAAAGTTCTACGATATCAGAATGATTTTGAGAGGGATGGACGTTTTAATTCAAAACAGGTGCCTCTTCCAGCCTTTGTTCTTCATCCTCTTGGAACACATTATGTTCCAGTGACAATTCATCCCACACATTTCAAAAATGTGTTTAAAGATGAAACAAATACTCAAGCATCAGCAGCATATCATCCCATTAGTATCCCTATTAATTTCTGTGGTCCATATGTTTCTATACCTCCACATGTAGACCAGCAGCTCCTATTTGCCTCAGAACGACAGAAAGAGGAAACATACAGTGAAAATTCATCAAAATGGTTTTGA